CTACTTCAATTGGCAATTGGTCTTCAATACGCAGCAAATTATTGAAGGAGGCAGGGTTTTGGCGGAAGAATATTTGGAAGCTACCCGACAACTGTTTCGGAATGGCGACAAACCTGCAATTGATACTTTGGAGGCTTTTCTGATTGTGCAAGACCGTGTGAATCAGCTTCAAAGCAATGAAATAAACTTGTTGAGTACCCAACAGCAATTGGAGAATTTTTTGTGGTACGACCAAGTGCCGCTTGAACTTCAATCTTCGACCATCCCCGAAAACTTCAATGAAACAGATTTTACCCTACCCGTAGAAGTGCCTTTGATGCAAATGATGGACAATCATCCCGAAATCTTGGAGAAGGAACTGAAAATATCCCAATATGAAATTGAAGGAGTGGTGAAAAGGGACAAACTCAGACCGAAATTGAAGGTAAAATACAATCCGCTTTTGAATACTTCTGAAAACAGTCTTGCACCCAATTATTCGACTTCCAACTACAAATGGGGTTTTGATTTTTCGATGCCTTTGCTAATGAGGAGTGAAAGGGCAGCTGTTCAAGAAAACCAACTCAAAATTAAGGAAGTAGAACTGGATATTGTCGCCAAACGAAATACCCTGCAAAACAAACTGCAAGCGACTTTGGCGAAACAAGTCCTATTGGAACAGCAGGTAAACCTTCAATCCCAAAATGTTCGCAACTATGAAGTTCTCTTGAATGCCGAAAGAACGAAGTTTTCTTTTGGCGAAAGTTCGGTTTTTCTGCTCAATAAACGACAGGAAAAATACCTCGAATCAAGTATCAAACTCACCGAATTGACCGCAAAATACCAAATGGCGAAGGTGGAGTATTTGTTTTTTGGCGGGAATTTTTTGGGTGAGGTGGAGTAAATGATGAGGTGAAGGAATATATGTTTCTTGTATGACACGAAGCCTTTGGGAGTTTTCTTTTGAAAGCATACAGATTTTCATACATGCCATATCATTGAAGAAAAACTTCCAAAATCTAAATTGGGACATTGTTTTATTGACAATCCTAAAGCATCTAAAATAACTTCCAAGCGGGTTGTAATTGGGATATTGCAGCGAATAAAGTGTTGATTGTGGAGTTGCAGTAGTTTGATAATTAATTTGAAATGGAAAAGACGATTTTGATACTGGATTTAGATGGTGTGCTTATTACGACTCCACCTTGGAAACAAGATAGGATTCATGCAGATGGATATTCCGATTTCAACCCGAAAGTAGTACAGAACCTCAATGAATTACTGCAATTTTCAGATTTTGAAATATGGTTGAGTTCCG
This window of the Chitinophagales bacterium genome carries:
- a CDS encoding TolC family protein, whose protein sequence is MKKSFLYHIAAIGCFLIGSVSSSAQNDSIVLTYNVFLKNVLAHHPLSQQADLQSDFSEAAWLSAKGKFDPKLSSNWNEKYFADKHYYKIFEAGFQIPTWYGLTIAGGYENTEGVFLNPENKTDKNGLWALGIEANLLQGLRIDERRAALKQAEVFQKAAENERKMMLNELLFAASQAYFNWQLVFNTQQIIEGGRVLAEEYLEATRQLFRNGDKPAIDTLEAFLIVQDRVNQLQSNEINLLSTQQQLENFLWYDQVPLELQSSTIPENFNETDFTLPVEVPLMQMMDNHPEILEKELKISQYEIEGVVKRDKLRPKLKVKYNPLLNTSENSLAPNYSTSNYKWGFDFSMPLLMRSERAAVQENQLKIKEVELDIVAKRNTLQNKLQATLAKQVLLEQQVNLQSQNVRNYEVLLNAERTKFSFGESSVFLLNKRQEKYLESSIKLTELTAKYQMAKVEYLFFGGNFLGEVE